A genomic stretch from Telopea speciosissima isolate NSW1024214 ecotype Mountain lineage chromosome 7, Tspe_v1, whole genome shotgun sequence includes:
- the LOC122667832 gene encoding beta-galactosidase-like isoform X2 — protein MGSKLVMWNVLGTNAFLFLLLFSWFSSVTASVTYDDKAIIINGQRRILISGSIHYPRSTPEMWPDLIQKAKDGGLDVIQTYVFWNGHEPSQGNYYFQDRYDLVGFIKLVKAAGLYVHLRIGPYVCAEWNFGGFPVWLKYIPGMSFRTDNEPFKAEMKKFTNKIVDMMKAERLFESQGGPIIMSQIENEYGPVEYEVGDTAKAYTKWAAEMAVGLGTGVPWVMCKQDDAPDPIINTCNDFYCDWFSPNKAYKPKMWTENWTGWFTEFGGAVPYRPAEDVAFSVARFIQKGGSFVNYYMYHGGTNFGRTAGGPFIATSYDYDAPIDEYGLLRQPKWGHLRDLHKAIKLCELALVSVNPTVTSLGNNQEAHVFKSKSGACAAFLANYDSNSFATVSFGNMNYNLPPWSISILPDCKNTVFNTARVGAQSAQMKMTQVTDLGFSWQSYNEEITSDSDSSFTVAGLQEQINTTRDSTDYLWYMTDVKIDPNEGFLNNGQYPVLTVMSAGHALHVFINSELSGTAYGSLENPKLTFSESVKLRAGINKISLLSLSVGLPNVGIHFETWNAGVLGPVTLNGLNEGTRDLSWQNWSYKIGLKGEDLRLHTVTGSSSVEWVQGSQVAQKQPLTWYKAIFNAPAGNEPLALDMNSMGKGQIWINGQSIGRHWPAYKASGTCGGCSYAGYYKETKCQSNCGEASQRWYHVPRSWLNPTGNLLVVFEEWGGDPTGISLGSRTVASVCADIFEGQPTHTSFQMQASGKVQGPLRPKAHLWCAPGQKISSIKFASFGTPQGVCGSFQEGSCHAHKSYNAFEKRCIGQQTCSVTIAPEVFGGDPCPSTRKKLSVEAVCS, from the exons ATGGGTTCCAAACTTGTAATGTGGAACGTGTTGGGCACCAATGCATTCTTGTTTCTGCTCTTGTTTTCGTGGTTCTCTTCTGTTACAGCCTCTGTGACTTACGACGACAAAGCTATTATCATCAATGGGCAGCGAAGGATTCTCATTTCAGGATCTATTCACTACCCACGAAGCACTCCTGAG ATGTGGCCAGACCTTATTCAGAAGGCCAAAGATGGAGGTTTGGATGTTATTCAAACTTATGTCTTTTGGAATGGACACGAACCTTCTCAGGGCAAT TATTACTTCCAGGATAGATATGATCTGGTTGGGTTTATCAAACTGGTGAAAGCAGCTGGCCTTTATGTTCATCTCCGGATTGGTCCCTATGTTTGTGCTGAATGGAACTTTGG GGGCTTCCCTGTTTGGCTGAAATACATCCCAGGAATGAGTTTCAGAACAGACAATGAGCCTTTTAAG GctgaaatgaaaaaattcaCGAACAAGATTGTGGATATGATGAAAGCAGAAAGATTGTTTGAATCTCAGGGTGGCCCAATAATTATGTCTCAG ATAGAGAACGAATATGGACCTGTAGAGTATGAAGTTGGAGATACTGCCAAGGCTTATACGAAATGGGCAGCAGAAATGGCTGTGGGTCTTGGCACTGGAGTCCCATGGGTCATGTGCAAGCAAGATGATGCCCCTGATCCCATA ATAAACACCTGCAATGATTTCTATTGTGACTGGTTCTCTCCTAACAAAGCTTACAAACCCAAGATGTGGACAGAAAATTGGACTGGCTG GTTTACTGAGTTTGGTGGTGCAGTTCCTTACAGACCAGCAGAAGATGTGGCATTTTCAGTTGCAAGGTTTATACAGAAAGGCGGGTCGTTCGTTAACTATTACATG TATCATGGAGGAACAAACTTTGGGCGGACAGCCGGTGGTCCCTTCATCGCTACTAGCTATGATTATGATGCTCCAATTGATGAATATG GACTACTAAGACAACCTAAATGGGGCCATTTGAGAGATCTGCATAAAGCCATCAAGCTTTGTGAACTGGCTTTAGTTTCTGTTAATCCAACTGTGACATCACTTGGGAACAATCAAGAG GCTCATGTCTTCAAGTCGAAGTCTGGAGCTTGTGCTGCATTCCTTGCGAACTATGACTCAAATTCTTTTGCAACAGTTTCTTTTGGGAATATGAATTACAATCTGCCTCCTTGGTCCATAAGCATCCTTCCTGACTGCAAGAACACTGTTTTCAACACTGCAAGG GTTGGGGCCCAAAGTGCACAAATGAAGATGACTCAAGTGACAGACCTAGGATTCTCTTGGCAATCATACAATGAAGAGATAACCTCTGATAGTGACAGTTCATTTACAGTCGCCGGGTTGCAGGAGCAGATAAATACCACTAGAGATTCCACGGACTATTTGTGGTACATGACAGA TGTGAAGATAGATCCAAACGAAGGGTTTCTGAACAATGGGCAATATCCTGTCCTCACGGTGATGTCAGCAGGCCATGCTTTGCATGTTTTCATCAATAGTGAGCTATCAG GAACCGCCTATGGGAGTTTGGAGAACCCAAAACTGACATTCAGTGAGAGTGTGAAGCTGAGAGCTGGCATCAACAAGATCTCTCTATTAAGTTTATCTGTTGGCCTCCCG AACGTTGGAATCCATTTTGAGACATGGAACGCTGGGGTGCTCGGTCCAGTTACATTGAATGGTCTCAATGAGGGGACAAGAGACCTGTCATGGCAGAATTGGTCTTACAAG ATTGGTTTAAAGGGAGAAGATTTGAGGCTCCACACAGTCACTGGTAGTTCTTCTGTTGAGTGGGTACAAGGATCACAAGTGGCTCAAAAGCAGCCTCTGACATGGTACAAG GCTATTTTCAATGCACCAGCTGGGAATGAGCCATTGGCTTTAGATATGAACAGCATGGGAAAAGGTCAAATCTGGATAAATGGTCAGAGCATTGGACGCCACTGGCCAGCATATAAAGCATCTGGTACCTGTGGTGGCTGTAGTTATGCTGGATATTATAAGGAGACGAAATGCCAGAGTAATTGTGGAGAGGCCTCTCAAAGATG GTATCATGTTCCACGTTCATGGCTTAACCCTACTGGAAACCTATTGGTTGTATTTGAAGAATGGGGTGGTGATCCTACTGGTATTTCTCTAGGGAGTAGAACAGTAGCAAGCGTCTGTGCTGATATTTTTGAAGGGCAGCCGACGCATACAAGTTTTCAGATGCAAGCCTCTGGTAAAGTTCAAGGACCCCTCAGGCCCAAGGCACATCTCTGGTGTGCACCAGGGCAGAAAATCTCATCAATAAAGTTTGCTAGCTTTGGGACTCCACAAGGTGTGTGTGGAAGCTTCCAGGAAGGCAGTTGTCATGCTCACAAGTCGTACAATGCTTTTGAAAAG AGGTGCATTGGGCAGCAAACATGCTCAGTAACAATAGCTCCAGAGGTTTTTGGAGGAGATCCCTGTCCAAGCACCAGGAAGAAGCTTTCTGTGGAGGCAGTCTGCAGCTGA
- the LOC122667832 gene encoding beta-galactosidase-like isoform X1, which translates to MGSKLVMWNVLGTNAFLFLLLFSWFSSVTASVTYDDKAIIINGQRRILISGSIHYPRSTPEMWPDLIQKAKDGGLDVIQTYVFWNGHEPSQGNYYFQDRYDLVGFIKLVKAAGLYVHLRIGPYVCAEWNFGGFPVWLKYIPGMSFRTDNEPFKAEMKKFTNKIVDMMKAERLFESQGGPIIMSQIENEYGPVEYEVGDTAKAYTKWAAEMAVGLGTGVPWVMCKQDDAPDPIINTCNDFYCDWFSPNKAYKPKMWTENWTGWFTEFGGAVPYRPAEDVAFSVARFIQKGGSFVNYYMYHGGTNFGRTAGGPFIATSYDYDAPIDEYGLLRQPKWGHLRDLHKAIKLCELALVSVNPTVTSLGNNQEAHVFKSKSGACAAFLANYDSNSFATVSFGNMNYNLPPWSISILPDCKNTVFNTARVGAQSAQMKMTQVTDLGFSWQSYNEEITSDSDSSFTVAGLQEQINTTRDSTDYLWYMTDVKIDPNEGFLNNGQYPVLTVMSAGHALHVFINSELSGTAYGSLENPKLTFSESVKLRAGINKISLLSLSVGLPNVGIHFETWNAGVLGPVTLNGLNEGTRDLSWQNWSYKIGLKGEDLRLHTVTGSSSVEWVQGSQVAQKQPLTWYKAIFNAPAGNEPLALDMNSMGKGQIWINGQSIGRHWPAYKASGTCGGCSYAGYYKETKCQSNCGEASQRWYHVPRSWLNPTGNLLVVFEEWGGDPTGISLGSRTVASVCADIFEGQPTHTSFQMQASGKVQGPLRPKAHLWCAPGQKISSIKFASFGTPQGVCGSFQEGSCHAHKSYNAFEKHSEAAACIPLHQKNGNTQSRCPKETILTIFTSEKHVSSNVGNPST; encoded by the exons ATGGGTTCCAAACTTGTAATGTGGAACGTGTTGGGCACCAATGCATTCTTGTTTCTGCTCTTGTTTTCGTGGTTCTCTTCTGTTACAGCCTCTGTGACTTACGACGACAAAGCTATTATCATCAATGGGCAGCGAAGGATTCTCATTTCAGGATCTATTCACTACCCACGAAGCACTCCTGAG ATGTGGCCAGACCTTATTCAGAAGGCCAAAGATGGAGGTTTGGATGTTATTCAAACTTATGTCTTTTGGAATGGACACGAACCTTCTCAGGGCAAT TATTACTTCCAGGATAGATATGATCTGGTTGGGTTTATCAAACTGGTGAAAGCAGCTGGCCTTTATGTTCATCTCCGGATTGGTCCCTATGTTTGTGCTGAATGGAACTTTGG GGGCTTCCCTGTTTGGCTGAAATACATCCCAGGAATGAGTTTCAGAACAGACAATGAGCCTTTTAAG GctgaaatgaaaaaattcaCGAACAAGATTGTGGATATGATGAAAGCAGAAAGATTGTTTGAATCTCAGGGTGGCCCAATAATTATGTCTCAG ATAGAGAACGAATATGGACCTGTAGAGTATGAAGTTGGAGATACTGCCAAGGCTTATACGAAATGGGCAGCAGAAATGGCTGTGGGTCTTGGCACTGGAGTCCCATGGGTCATGTGCAAGCAAGATGATGCCCCTGATCCCATA ATAAACACCTGCAATGATTTCTATTGTGACTGGTTCTCTCCTAACAAAGCTTACAAACCCAAGATGTGGACAGAAAATTGGACTGGCTG GTTTACTGAGTTTGGTGGTGCAGTTCCTTACAGACCAGCAGAAGATGTGGCATTTTCAGTTGCAAGGTTTATACAGAAAGGCGGGTCGTTCGTTAACTATTACATG TATCATGGAGGAACAAACTTTGGGCGGACAGCCGGTGGTCCCTTCATCGCTACTAGCTATGATTATGATGCTCCAATTGATGAATATG GACTACTAAGACAACCTAAATGGGGCCATTTGAGAGATCTGCATAAAGCCATCAAGCTTTGTGAACTGGCTTTAGTTTCTGTTAATCCAACTGTGACATCACTTGGGAACAATCAAGAG GCTCATGTCTTCAAGTCGAAGTCTGGAGCTTGTGCTGCATTCCTTGCGAACTATGACTCAAATTCTTTTGCAACAGTTTCTTTTGGGAATATGAATTACAATCTGCCTCCTTGGTCCATAAGCATCCTTCCTGACTGCAAGAACACTGTTTTCAACACTGCAAGG GTTGGGGCCCAAAGTGCACAAATGAAGATGACTCAAGTGACAGACCTAGGATTCTCTTGGCAATCATACAATGAAGAGATAACCTCTGATAGTGACAGTTCATTTACAGTCGCCGGGTTGCAGGAGCAGATAAATACCACTAGAGATTCCACGGACTATTTGTGGTACATGACAGA TGTGAAGATAGATCCAAACGAAGGGTTTCTGAACAATGGGCAATATCCTGTCCTCACGGTGATGTCAGCAGGCCATGCTTTGCATGTTTTCATCAATAGTGAGCTATCAG GAACCGCCTATGGGAGTTTGGAGAACCCAAAACTGACATTCAGTGAGAGTGTGAAGCTGAGAGCTGGCATCAACAAGATCTCTCTATTAAGTTTATCTGTTGGCCTCCCG AACGTTGGAATCCATTTTGAGACATGGAACGCTGGGGTGCTCGGTCCAGTTACATTGAATGGTCTCAATGAGGGGACAAGAGACCTGTCATGGCAGAATTGGTCTTACAAG ATTGGTTTAAAGGGAGAAGATTTGAGGCTCCACACAGTCACTGGTAGTTCTTCTGTTGAGTGGGTACAAGGATCACAAGTGGCTCAAAAGCAGCCTCTGACATGGTACAAG GCTATTTTCAATGCACCAGCTGGGAATGAGCCATTGGCTTTAGATATGAACAGCATGGGAAAAGGTCAAATCTGGATAAATGGTCAGAGCATTGGACGCCACTGGCCAGCATATAAAGCATCTGGTACCTGTGGTGGCTGTAGTTATGCTGGATATTATAAGGAGACGAAATGCCAGAGTAATTGTGGAGAGGCCTCTCAAAGATG GTATCATGTTCCACGTTCATGGCTTAACCCTACTGGAAACCTATTGGTTGTATTTGAAGAATGGGGTGGTGATCCTACTGGTATTTCTCTAGGGAGTAGAACAGTAGCAAGCGTCTGTGCTGATATTTTTGAAGGGCAGCCGACGCATACAAGTTTTCAGATGCAAGCCTCTGGTAAAGTTCAAGGACCCCTCAGGCCCAAGGCACATCTCTGGTGTGCACCAGGGCAGAAAATCTCATCAATAAAGTTTGCTAGCTTTGGGACTCCACAAGGTGTGTGTGGAAGCTTCCAGGAAGGCAGTTGTCATGCTCACAAGTCGTACAATGCTTTTGAAAAG CATAGCGAAGCAGCAGCTTGCATCCCTCTTCATCAAAAAAATGGGAACACCCAATCAAGATGCCCAAAG GAAACTATCTTGACAATCTTTACAAGTGAGAAGCATGTCAGCAGCAACGTCGGAAATCCATCAACATAG